The genome window CTTTTCGTTTCGAAGGTCCCGCCGTCAGATCCAGCCCTTGAGATTGTCCTCGATCACGCCGGCCAGCGCCGAGATATGCGCGTCGTCGTCGTTGAGGCAGGGAATGTAGGTAAACTGCTCTCCGCCGGCATGTTCGAAGCTCTCGCGGATCTCTTCGTTGATCTCCTCGAGCGTCTCGATGCAATCGGCCGAGAAGGCGGGAGCGATGACGGCGATGCGCTTCTTGCCCGCCTCCGCCTGCCGGGCGACTTCCTCGACGGTGTAGGGACGCAGCCATTCCTCGGGGCCGAAGCGGGACTGGAACGTCGTGACGATGTCGCCGTCGGACCATCCGAGCCGTTCCCTGAGCAGGCGCGACGTCTTCTGGCACTGGCAATGGTAGGGGTCGCCTTCCATCAGATAGCGCTGCGGCACGCCGTGATAGGAAGCGACGAGGATGTCGGGCTTGGTCTCCATCGCGCCGATCGCACGCTCTACCGAGCCGGCCAGCGCGTCGATATAGCGGGGATCGTCGAAATAGGCGGAAACGGTCCTGACTGAGGGCTGCCATTTCTCGCGCATGAGCGCGCGGAAGAACTGGTCGTTGGCGGTCGCGCTCGTCGCGCCGGCATATTGCGGGTAGAGCGGGAAGAAGACGATCTTCTGGCAGCCCGCGCGCACCATTTCGCGCACCTTCGAGCGGGTCGAGGGATTGCCGTAGCGCATGCAGAAATCGACCATGACGCGGTCGCCATGCGCCGCCTCGAGTTCGGCCCGAAGTTTGGCGGTCTGTGCCTTGGTGATGGTCAGGAGCGGGCTTTCGCCCGCCTCCTCGTTCCAGATCGACTTGTAGGCCGCGCCGCTCGAAAACGGGCGCTTGGTCAGGATCACACCCTGCAAAAGCGGCTGCCAGATCCAGGCGGAATAGTCGACGACCCGCTTGTCCGAGAGGAACTCGTTCAGATAGCGGCGCATGCTCCAGTAATCGTAGCCGTCGGGCGTGCCGAGATTGGCGAGCAGAATTCCGATCTTGGCGGGCGGCACGCGGGGATGGTCCTGCGGCGCATGGTCGGGCCGCGTGGCATCCTCGCCCGTGAAAAGCGGTTCTCCGTCGGGCGATTTGGCATCCAGCATGGTCAGAGCGTCCTTCGTTGGTGCACCGGGAATATCCCGTTCATGCCGGGGGTCAATCACCACCGTCGCGAGACGTCCCGTCGGGCCCCGTTCGCGCGGTTTCCAGAATGTCGGCAAGCCGCGCCTGGGCGGAGCCGGGACGGAGCGGTTTCTGCTGACTTTCGTGGGGGGCCCAGCCGGACAGGAAGATGAGCTCGAACGTCGCGCGGATCCGGTCGGGCGCGTCCGTGGCGGCGAAGCGGTCGGCATAGATCGCGCCCGCACGCTCGAGGATCCCGCGGCCGAGCGTGCGGCGGTCGCGTGCGGCGAGCGCGTTGCCCTCGCCCATCTCGCGAAGCTCGCGCATCAGGTGACGCGCGTCGCGATAAGACACGACGTAGGTATCCGTGTCGGCCACCGGCTGTGCGAGGCCGCCGCGCTGGATGAGCCCGCCGAGATCGCGGATCTCGCCCATCGGGGCCACGCGCGGAGAAATGCCGCCCCGGAGCGCGGTCTCGGCCTCGGCCAGCGCGATGCGGAGCTCCGACAGGGTCTGGCCCCCGAGGGTCACGCAGAGAAACAGGCCGTCGGGCCGGAGCGCGCGGCGGGACTGCACGATCTGTCCGACGGGATCGTCGGCCCAGTGCAGCGACATGGCATGGATGACGAGGTCGTAGCTTTCGGGCTCGAGGTCGATGCGGTCCTCGTCGGGGACGATCCGCGCGCCGGGAAACTGCGCGGCCCAGAATTCGGGCTGGCCGGTCACGACGGCGATCTCGGTAAACTGCCTGTTAACCTCTTCCAGTCTCTCCTTGAGTTCATCCGCGGCGATCTCGTGCAGGAATGCCGCGCCGGGGCGAAAGCGGCTGCGGTTGCGGGCGAGTTGCGCGCGGTCGGTCAGGCGAGGTGGCTGGGTCATGGGCCAGCAGATAGGGGATTTCGATGTCGATGCAATCGGCGCTGGCGTTGATCTATCCGCCGCATTGCGCCACCTGCGAGGCTCCGGTGTCGGATCGCGGCGGGATTTGCGGCGATTGCTGGCGCGACACGCCGTTCATCCTGGGGCTCTGCTGCGACGTGTGCGGCATGCCGTTGCCGGGGGAGGATGACGAGACCTGGCTTTGCGACGATTGCCTGAAATGGGGCCGGCCCTGGCTCAGGGGGCGTGCGGCACTCGTCTACGAGGGGCGGGCGCGGCAGCTCGTGCTCAGGATCAAGCATGGCGACCGGCTCGACCTCGTGCCGGCGGCGGCTGGATGGATGATGCGGGCGGCGGCACCGCTCCTGCTGCCCGAGACGCTGCTCGTGCCGGTGCCGATCCACTGGCGGCGGCTGTTCAGGCGGCGCTACAATCAGGCGGCGGCGCTTTCGCGCGAGATGGCGCGGATCGGCGGGTGCGATCATGCGCCGCGCGCCCTGCTGCGGCCACGGCCGACGCGGGTGCAGGACGGCAAGTCGGCGGCCGAGCGGTTCAGCGATCTCGAGGACGCGATCGAGCCGCATCCGCGCTACGGTGCCGCGATCGAGGGGCGTCCGGTCCTGCTGGTCGACGACGTGATGACCTCGGGGGCGACGCTCTCGGCCTGCACGGAGGCCTGCTATCGCGCCGGAGCGGGGAAGGTGGACGTCGTCACACTGGCACGCGTGATGCGGGGCACCTAGATAGCGGGTCGAACGACATTCCCCGAAAGGAGCCCCGATCAATGGCCCGTATCGAGATCTATACCACGCCGCTCTGCGGTTTCTGCCACGCCGCCAAGCGCCTGCTGACGAACAAGGACGCGTCCTACGCCGAGATCGACGTCTCGGGCGACCCGGAGCGCCGTCAGGAGATGATGAAGCGCGCGAATGGCCGTCACACGGTGCCGCAGATCTTCATCGACGACGCGCATGTGGGCGGGTTCGACGATCTTTCCGCGCTGGAGCGGGACGGCAAGCTCGACCCGATGCTGCAAGCCTGAGCGATGCGCGCGGCGCTGGTCCAGCTGACCTCGGGGCACGATCCGGCCCTGAACCTCGCGGCGACGCGCGCGGCGGTCGCGCGGGCGGCCGAGGGGGGCGCGGATCTCGTCACCACGCCCGAGGTCACGAACTTCATCTCGGTCAATCCCGAGGATGCCCGGGGGCGGCTTTTCGTCGAGGACGAGGACCCGACCCTTGGGGCTCTGCGCGAGGACGCGGCACGGCACGGCATCTGGCTGCATGTCGGATCGCTTGCCCTGCGGAGCGGCGATGCGGACGGGCGGCTCGCCAATCGCTCGGTCCTGATCGGGCCCGACGGGTCGATCGCGGCGCGATACGACAAGATCCACATGTTCGACGTGGCGATCGACGCGACCGAGACCTATCGCGAATCGGATCGCTACCGCCCCGGTGATCGTGCCGTGCTGGCGCGGACGCCGATGGGGACGATCGGTCTGACCGTCTGTTACGACGTCCGTTTCGCGCGGCTCTACCGCGATCTGGCGCGGGCGGGGGCGGGCATCCTGATGGTGCCGGCGGCGTTCTCGCCCGTGAGCGGTGCGGCCCATTGGGAGCCGCTGTTGCGCGCGCGCGCCATCGAGACCGGATGCTTCGTTCTGGCCGCCGCCCAGACGGGCCGACACGTCGCCTCGGACGGGCGGGAGCGGCGGACGCATGGCCATTCGCTCGCCGTGTCGCCGTGGGGCGAGGTCCTGGTGGATGCGGGCACGGAGCCCGGCGTGACCTTCGTCGATCTGGATCCGGCCGATGTGGACCGTTCGCGCGCGAGGATCCCGAGCCTCGGCCTCGAGCAGGACTATGCCGCGCCCTGAGGCCGCTGGGCGGTCATGACGTAGTTCACGGCGAGGTCGCGGTCCGAGATCCGCCACTGCCAGCTCAGGGGATTGAAGACGAAGCCCGCGCGGTCCACCGGGTCGATCCCGGCACCCCCCAGCATGGCGGAAAGCTCGTCCGGGGTAATGAATTTCTGCCAGTCATGCGTGCCCTTGGGCAGCCAGCGCATGATCCATTCGGCCCCGATGATCGCGGCCCCAAAGCTGAGGGTCGTGCGGTTGATGGTCGAGCAGATCACGATGCCGCCCGGCCGGAGGAGATCGCGGCAGGCCGCGAGGAAGGCATGCGGGTCGGACACGTGCTCGATCACCTCCATGGCGAGGACGATGTCGAAGCTTTCCCCGGCCTCGGCCAGCGCCTCGGCGCTGGTATGGCGGTAGTCGATCTCGAGCCCCTGTTCGTGCGCGTGGTGTTCGGCCACGGGAATGTTGCGTTCGGCAGCGTCGGCACCGACGACCGTCGCGCCGAGCCGGGCCATCGGCTCGCAAAGAAGCCCGCCGCCGCACCCGATATCGAGCAGGCGCAGACCCTCGAACGGGCGGGAGGAGCGCAGGTCGCGACCGTATTCGCCCGCGATCTGCGTGCAGATGTAATCGAGCCGCACCGGGTTCATCATGTGCAGCGGCTTGAACTTGCCTTCGGGGTCCCACCATTCGGCGGCCATCGCACCGAATTTGTCGATTTCGCCTTGATCGATGGTGGAGACGGGCATCGCGACCTCATTTTTGCGCGGAACTCCATGGCGAGGAGCGTTCGCGGATTATATAGACTCCCGATGGACAGATCGGCAGGACAAAAAAGCGCGGCATCGTACCTCTATCCGCGCATAGACCCGTTCGACCAGCGCATGATGGCGGTCGGCGACGGACACTCGGTCTATGTCGAGCAATGCGGCAACCCCGACGGCATTCCCGTGGTCGTGCTGCATGGCGGGCCGGGCGGCGGCTGTTCGCCCTCGATGCGGCGTTATTTCGACCCGGAAATCTATCGGATCGTGCTGTTCGACCAGCGGGGCTGCGGGCGGTCTCGCCCCCATGCGAGCGTCGAGGACAACACGACCTGGCACCTCGTTGCGGATATCGAGAGGATCCGCGATGCGCTGGAAATCGGAAAATGGATGGTCTTCGGCGGAAGCTGGGGCGCGACGCTCGCGCTCATCTACGCGCAGACCCATCCCGAGGCCGTGCGCCATATCATCCTGCGCGGCGTCTTTCTGATGACCGAGGCCGAGCTCGAGTGGTTCTATGCGGGCGGGGCCGGCCGGTTCTGGCCCGATGTCTGGTCGCGCTTCGTCGATCCGGTGCCGGAGGAGGAGCGAGGCGATTTGATCGCGGCCTATCACAGGCGGCTCTTTTCCGGCGACAGCGTGACGGAAACCCGGTTTGCGCGGACCTGGACCTCGTGGGAGAACACGCTCGCCTCGATCGACACGGACGGGCCCGGCGGCGAGAGCCCGGGCGACTACGCACGCGCCTTCGCGCGGCTCGAGAATCACTATTTTACGCATCGCGGATGGCTGGACCATGACGGGCAGATCCTGGACCGGATGGACCGGATCGCGCATCTTCCGGGTCATATCGTGCAGGGTCGCTATGACATGATCTGTCCGCCGCGTTCGGCTTGGCGGCTGCACGAGGCGTGGTCGGGATCGGTGCTTCGGATGGTGCCGCGGGCGGGACACGCGCTGTCGGAACCCGGGATCAGTGCCGCGCTGGTCGGAATCATGGACGCGCTGCGCCAGGAGGGCTGACCGGCTTTGCCGTCAGGCCGAGATCCGGAGGTCGTCCACGGCCGGTCCTTCGGGAAGAAGCCTTTCTACCAGTGCGATCAATTCGCCGCGATCGACGGGTTTGGTGAGGACCGCGTCGAAAAGAGATTCCTGCGAATCGTAGGCCGCGGACATGAGCACCGTCGCGATCCGGGACTGATGCGGATCGGCCTGCATCGCCTCCAGCATCCCGAGTCCGTTGAGGTTGGGCATGTGCATGTCGATGAAGGCAAGATCGACACGATTGCCCGCAAGCAGTTCGAGAGCCTCGCGGCCATCTTCCGCCTCGAGGATCGTGGCATGGGTCGGTTCCAGGAACTTGCGCACGATCATCCGGTTCACCTGCGCGTCGTCGACGATGGCGATGGTGCGCCCGGTCAGGTCGGGAAGCGTGTCGGGTGTCTCGGCCGATCCACGGGGGAACTGGGCGATCGGCGAGGGAATCTCGACCGTGAACTTCGTGCCGCGGCCGAGGCGCGACATGACGGATACGTCGCCCCCCATGGCCCGCGCGAGATCGCGGGCGATCATCAGGCCGAGGCCCGATCCGATCCCGGCCTTCGACGGATCGTCATCGAGCTGGCGATAGGGGTCGAAGATCGTCGCGAGCGCGTCGTCCCTGATGCCGGTCCCGGTATCCCGCACGGCGATGGAGAGCCACGGCGCCTGTCTGCGGTACTGGGTCGAGACGGTGAGGACGATTTCGCCCTCGTGGGTGTATTTGAGCGCGTTCGAGACGAGATTGCAGAGGATCTGCCGCACGCGCACCGGATCGACGAGGACGCAATCGGGATTTTGTCCGAGGAATTCTGTCCTGAGGTCGAGCCCGGCCTGACGGGCGCTGTCGCGGTAGAGACCTTCGACCGCGGAGACCAGATCGTGGATGACCGTGGGACGCGGCGCGATGGTGAACTTCCCCTCGGTGAGCTTCGCATGATCGAGCATGTCGCTGACCAGCGCGTTGAGGTTCTGGCAGGACATGCCCAGGACCTTGGCGCGCTCGCGCTCGGCCGGGAGGGTCGCTTCCTGTTCGAGGATCTGCGCGATCCCGAGAACGCCGTTGAGCGGGGTGCGGATCTCGTGCCCGATCGTGGCGAAGAAGCGTTCGCGCGTCCGGAGGGCCTCGTGGGCCGTCCGTTCCGCCTGGGTGAGATCCTTCTTCTGCCTGATGGCGGATCTGAAGATGGTCGCGACGTAGGTTCCGGTCATGAGGACGACGATGGCGCAGGACATCAGTTCGATCCGCGACGTGCCGAAATCGGCGAGCATGACCGGCGTGTAGAAGACACACAGAAGCAGCGGTGCCGCCGAGGAAAACCCGATGAGGTTCTTGTCGGTACGCAGAACCGCGCAATGCAGCATTGCCGTCCAGAGGAGGGCCTGCGCCGTGAAGAAGATGACCACTTCCTCCGAGGCCATCATGTTGAAGATCAGCACGGCGAGGAGCGACGTGTAGATCGAACAGAGCGCGCAATACGACAGATAGGCCGCGAGCGAACGTCCGCGCAGCATCCGGTTCTCGAGCCGCCAGGCCCCGAAATCGAGCGCGATCATCGCCATCAGGACGTAGATGCCCCAGATATACGGATCGAGCATCTGCGTGATGAGGATGACGACCCCCGCCACGACGTTGCGCACGGGCCGATCCCCCTGGATCCGTTCGATCTGTCGTACCAGCGGCGTGCGGTGCATCTGTTGCGGCTCCGTATCTGCCGGCACAACGTGGCGGGGAGAGATTAAGATTGGCTTCACGCGGGCCGGCCCTTGCAATTCCGCGCATCGGGGGGTAGGTGGGATGCAACACGCGGCGCATCGGGGTCCAAACCCGGTCCCCACCGATCCATCGTAACGGGCCGCGGCCCGTTTTTTTGTGTTTGTGAGGCAATCCATGTCCGATCTGATCGCCAAAGCCAGCATCGACCGCCGCCTCGCCGAGATCATCACGCCGGTGATCGAGGGGATGGGGTACGAACTCGTCCGCGTCCGCTACATGGGTGGCAAGACGCCGACAGTGCAGATCATGGCCGATCGCCCCGAGGGCGGGATCGAGGTCGACGATTGCGGCGACATCTCGACCGCGGTATCGGCGCATCTCGACGTCGAGGATCCGATCGAGGAGGCCTACACGCTCGAGGTGTCGAGCCCGGGGATCGACCGGCCGCTGACCCGGCTGAAGGATTTCGAGGCCTGGGAGGGCTACGTCGCCAAGGTCGAGACCGACGAGATGATCGACGGCCGCAGGCGGTTCAAGGGCACGCTCGCCGGGACCGAAGGAGGCGAGGTCCTGATCGAGATCGAGGAGGGGACGATCGGGCTCAGGTTCGACTGGATCTCGGACGCGAAGCTCGTGCTTACCGACGATCTGATCCGCGACGTGCTGAAATCCCGCAAGAATGCCGGCGAGATCGACGAGGCGCAATTCGACGAGATCGAGACCATCATCGACAGCGAAGACGATGCGCGTCTTCCCGACCAGAAGGATCACTGAGACCATGGCCATCACATCCGCAAACCAGCTCGAGCTTCTCCAGACCGCCGAGGCCGTCGCGCGCGAGAAGATGATCGACCCCGCGCTGGTCGTCGAGGCGATGGAAGAGAGCCTCGCCCGTGCGGCGAAGTCGCGCTACGGCGCGGAAATGGACATCCGCGTCTCGATCGACCGCAAGACAGGCCGCGCGACGTTCACCCGCGTGCGTACCGTGGTCGAGGATGAGGAACTCGAGAATTACCAGGCCGAGATGACGGTCGAGACCGCGAAGCAGTATCTTGACGACCCGCAGATCGGCGACACCTTCGTCGAGGAGGTCCCGCCGGTCGAGATGGGCCGCATCGCCGCGCAATCGGCCAAGCAGGTGATCCTGCAGAAGGTCCGCGAGGCCGAGCGCGACCGGCAGTACGAGGAATTCAAGGACCGCGCCGGCACGATCATCAACGGCATCGTCAAGCGCGAGGAATACGGCAACGTCATCGTCGATATCGGCGCGGGCGAGGCCGTGCTGCGCCGCAACGAGAAGATCGGCCGCGAGAGCTATCGCCCGAACGACCGGATCCGCGTCTACATCAAGGACGTGCGCCGCGAGGTGCGGGGCCCGCAGATCTTCCTCAGCCGGACCGACCCGCAATTCATGGCCGAGCTCTTCAAGATGGAAGTGCCCGAGATCTACGAGGGCGTGATCGAGATCAAGGCCGTCGCCCGCGATCCGGGAAGCCGCGCCAAGATCGGCGTGATCTCCTACGACAGCTCGATCGACCCCGTGGGGGCCTGTGTCGGCATGCGCGGCAGCCGCGTCCAGGCCGTGGTCAACGAGCTTCAGGGCGAGAAGATCGACATCATTCCCTGGAACGAGGACATGCCCACCTTCCTCGTCAACGCGCTCCAGCCCGCCGAGGTGACAAAGGTCGTGCTCGACGAGGAGGCCGAGCGGATCGAGGTCGTCGTGCCCGAGGAGCAGCTTTCGCTGGCGATCGGGCGGCGCGGACAGAACGTGCGGCTCGCCTCGCAGCTGACCGGGCTCGACATCGACATCATGACCGAGGAAGAGGAATCGGCGCGCCGTCAGGCCGAGTTCGAGGAGCGTACCAAGCTCTTCGTCGATACGCTCGACCTCGACGAGTTCTTCGCGCAGCTTCTGGTCTCGGAGGGGTTCACCACGCTCGAGGAGGTCGCCTATGTCGAACCCGACGAGCTGACGGTGATCGACGGGGTGGACGACGACACGGCCGAGGAGCTCCAGGCCCGGGCGCGCGACTATATCGAGGAACAGAACCGCAAGGCGCTCGACGCGGCGCGGGCGCTGGGCGTCGAGGAGAGCCTCATCGAGTTCGAGGGGCTGAACCCGCAGATGATCGAGGCGCTGGCCGGCGACGGCATCAAGACGCTCGAGGATTTCGCCACCTGTGCCGATTGGGAACTTGCCGGCGGCTGGACCACGGTCGACGGCGAGCGTCACAAGGATGACGGTGTGCTCGAACCCTTCGGTGTGGATCTCGAGGAAGCGCAGGCCATGGTCATGACCGCGCGGATCCAGCTCGGCTGGGTCGATCCCGACGATCTGGCGGGAGCCGACGACGCCGAGGCCGGCAGCACAGAGATCGCCGAGGAGAACGAAGCCTGAGCCGCAACGCACATATCACCGATCCGGAACGAAAATGTCTCGTTTCGGGCGAGGTTTCTCCGAAAAGGGGCCTGGTACGGTTTGTGTTGGGCCCCGGCGATACCATATACCCTGACGTGGCTGGAAAACTGCCGGGCCGTGGGATGTATGTGAGCGCGGATCGCGAAGCGCTCGAGACCGCGGTGAACCGCAAGCTTTTCTCGAAGGGGGCGAAGCGTCAGGTCGGCATTCCCGACGGACTGATCGCCGCGGTCGAGGATGGTCTGTTGCGCCGGGTGCTCGACAGGATCAGCATGGCCCGAAAGGCGGGACGTGCGGTAACCGGCTTCGAGAAGGTCAAGGACTGGCTCGACAAGGAT of Palleronia sp. LCG004 contains these proteins:
- the hemH gene encoding ferrochelatase; this encodes MLDAKSPDGEPLFTGEDATRPDHAPQDHPRVPPAKIGILLANLGTPDGYDYWSMRRYLNEFLSDKRVVDYSAWIWQPLLQGVILTKRPFSSGAAYKSIWNEEAGESPLLTITKAQTAKLRAELEAAHGDRVMVDFCMRYGNPSTRSKVREMVRAGCQKIVFFPLYPQYAGATSATANDQFFRALMREKWQPSVRTVSAYFDDPRYIDALAGSVERAIGAMETKPDILVASYHGVPQRYLMEGDPYHCQCQKTSRLLRERLGWSDGDIVTTFQSRFGPEEWLRPYTVEEVARQAEAGKKRIAVIAPAFSADCIETLEEINEEIRESFEHAGGEQFTYIPCLNDDDAHISALAGVIEDNLKGWI
- the rimP gene encoding ribosome maturation factor RimP, whose amino-acid sequence is MSDLIAKASIDRRLAEIITPVIEGMGYELVRVRYMGGKTPTVQIMADRPEGGIEVDDCGDISTAVSAHLDVEDPIEEAYTLEVSSPGIDRPLTRLKDFEAWEGYVAKVETDEMIDGRRRFKGTLAGTEGGEVLIEIEEGTIGLRFDWISDAKLVLTDDLIRDVLKSRKNAGEIDEAQFDEIETIIDSEDDARLPDQKDH
- the pip gene encoding prolyl aminopeptidase, with translation MDRSAGQKSAASYLYPRIDPFDQRMMAVGDGHSVYVEQCGNPDGIPVVVLHGGPGGGCSPSMRRYFDPEIYRIVLFDQRGCGRSRPHASVEDNTTWHLVADIERIRDALEIGKWMVFGGSWGATLALIYAQTHPEAVRHIILRGVFLMTEAELEWFYAGGAGRFWPDVWSRFVDPVPEEERGDLIAAYHRRLFSGDSVTETRFARTWTSWENTLASIDTDGPGGESPGDYARAFARLENHYFTHRGWLDHDGQILDRMDRIAHLPGHIVQGRYDMICPPRSAWRLHEAWSGSVLRMVPRAGHALSEPGISAALVGIMDALRQEG
- a CDS encoding ComF family protein, which gives rise to MSMQSALALIYPPHCATCEAPVSDRGGICGDCWRDTPFILGLCCDVCGMPLPGEDDETWLCDDCLKWGRPWLRGRAALVYEGRARQLVLRIKHGDRLDLVPAAAGWMMRAAAPLLLPETLLVPVPIHWRRLFRRRYNQAAALSREMARIGGCDHAPRALLRPRPTRVQDGKSAAERFSDLEDAIEPHPRYGAAIEGRPVLLVDDVMTSGATLSACTEACYRAGAGKVDVVTLARVMRGT
- the grxC gene encoding glutaredoxin 3 — encoded protein: MARIEIYTTPLCGFCHAAKRLLTNKDASYAEIDVSGDPERRQEMMKRANGRHTVPQIFIDDAHVGGFDDLSALERDGKLDPMLQA
- the nusA gene encoding transcription termination factor NusA; the encoded protein is MAITSANQLELLQTAEAVAREKMIDPALVVEAMEESLARAAKSRYGAEMDIRVSIDRKTGRATFTRVRTVVEDEELENYQAEMTVETAKQYLDDPQIGDTFVEEVPPVEMGRIAAQSAKQVILQKVREAERDRQYEEFKDRAGTIINGIVKREEYGNVIVDIGAGEAVLRRNEKIGRESYRPNDRIRVYIKDVRREVRGPQIFLSRTDPQFMAELFKMEVPEIYEGVIEIKAVARDPGSRAKIGVISYDSSIDPVGACVGMRGSRVQAVVNELQGEKIDIIPWNEDMPTFLVNALQPAEVTKVVLDEEAERIEVVVPEEQLSLAIGRRGQNVRLASQLTGLDIDIMTEEEESARRQAEFEERTKLFVDTLDLDEFFAQLLVSEGFTTLEEVAYVEPDELTVIDGVDDDTAEELQARARDYIEEQNRKALDAARALGVEESLIEFEGLNPQMIEALAGDGIKTLEDFATCADWELAGGWTTVDGERHKDDGVLEPFGVDLEEAQAMVMTARIQLGWVDPDDLAGADDAEAGSTEIAEENEA
- a CDS encoding carbon-nitrogen hydrolase family protein is translated as MRAALVQLTSGHDPALNLAATRAAVARAAEGGADLVTTPEVTNFISVNPEDARGRLFVEDEDPTLGALREDAARHGIWLHVGSLALRSGDADGRLANRSVLIGPDGSIAARYDKIHMFDVAIDATETYRESDRYRPGDRAVLARTPMGTIGLTVCYDVRFARLYRDLARAGAGILMVPAAFSPVSGAAHWEPLLRARAIETGCFVLAAAQTGRHVASDGRERRTHGHSLAVSPWGEVLVDAGTEPGVTFVDLDPADVDRSRARIPSLGLEQDYAAP
- a CDS encoding RNA-binding protein, with product MSRNAHITDPERKCLVSGEVSPKRGLVRFVLGPGDTIYPDVAGKLPGRGMYVSADREALETAVNRKLFSKGAKRQVGIPDGLIAAVEDGLLRRVLDRISMARKAGRAVTGFEKVKDWLDKDQVAILLQASDGSERGKSKLYRPGGRGSFFDILTARELGLSFGRERVIHAALAAGRLTDLFRDDAVRLSGVRRSEKQTGGNDPVPGKV
- a CDS encoding ATP-binding protein, producing the protein MHRTPLVRQIERIQGDRPVRNVVAGVVILITQMLDPYIWGIYVLMAMIALDFGAWRLENRMLRGRSLAAYLSYCALCSIYTSLLAVLIFNMMASEEVVIFFTAQALLWTAMLHCAVLRTDKNLIGFSSAAPLLLCVFYTPVMLADFGTSRIELMSCAIVVLMTGTYVATIFRSAIRQKKDLTQAERTAHEALRTRERFFATIGHEIRTPLNGVLGIAQILEQEATLPAERERAKVLGMSCQNLNALVSDMLDHAKLTEGKFTIAPRPTVIHDLVSAVEGLYRDSARQAGLDLRTEFLGQNPDCVLVDPVRVRQILCNLVSNALKYTHEGEIVLTVSTQYRRQAPWLSIAVRDTGTGIRDDALATIFDPYRQLDDDPSKAGIGSGLGLMIARDLARAMGGDVSVMSRLGRGTKFTVEIPSPIAQFPRGSAETPDTLPDLTGRTIAIVDDAQVNRMIVRKFLEPTHATILEAEDGREALELLAGNRVDLAFIDMHMPNLNGLGMLEAMQADPHQSRIATVLMSAAYDSQESLFDAVLTKPVDRGELIALVERLLPEGPAVDDLRISA
- a CDS encoding methyltransferase domain-containing protein, with the protein product MTQPPRLTDRAQLARNRSRFRPGAAFLHEIAADELKERLEEVNRQFTEIAVVTGQPEFWAAQFPGARIVPDEDRIDLEPESYDLVIHAMSLHWADDPVGQIVQSRRALRPDGLFLCVTLGGQTLSELRIALAEAETALRGGISPRVAPMGEIRDLGGLIQRGGLAQPVADTDTYVVSYRDARHLMRELREMGEGNALAARDRRTLGRGILERAGAIYADRFAATDAPDRIRATFELIFLSGWAPHESQQKPLRPGSAQARLADILETARTGPDGTSRDGGD
- the ubiG gene encoding bifunctional 2-polyprenyl-6-hydroxyphenol methylase/3-demethylubiquinol 3-O-methyltransferase UbiG — its product is MPVSTIDQGEIDKFGAMAAEWWDPEGKFKPLHMMNPVRLDYICTQIAGEYGRDLRSSRPFEGLRLLDIGCGGGLLCEPMARLGATVVGADAAERNIPVAEHHAHEQGLEIDYRHTSAEALAEAGESFDIVLAMEVIEHVSDPHAFLAACRDLLRPGGIVICSTINRTTLSFGAAIIGAEWIMRWLPKGTHDWQKFITPDELSAMLGGAGIDPVDRAGFVFNPLSWQWRISDRDLAVNYVMTAQRPQGAA